In one Euleptes europaea isolate rEulEur1 chromosome 12, rEulEur1.hap1, whole genome shotgun sequence genomic region, the following are encoded:
- the TRMT10C gene encoding tRNA methyltransferase 10 homolog C: MKIFNKHLFNVVRRLCFPLAVQGGLKRRFFFMRPCTVVTCRTFALSPLLNKDSSSGSTEKLDLDGWKHVVRSVSQEQTSEKISENDGDSNLAATRDLIEMSRLLGKAVPEHISEEQFKILMECPTKTSKRKYLKFLTIKERIKRAQKEKKHEKQKQVEEEKKLKANENNNGEPKNTFLMRFWSKSEDTLFHWRAAQSMIFGQPLVFDMAYENCMSQREMENAVKQMVESEGVNRKAMDPFHFHYCNLKVDGPYHKVFLKRYGEAWDKLFVTVTEKSHVEVFPRDQLVYLTADSPNVMKTFEHDKIYIIGSLVDKSIQRGVSLAQAKRLNLATARLPLDNYLQWEEGAKNLTLDQMLQILMTLKDTGDWVKALQFVPKRKHAGFVVPAFYSKDHLETRKRMKVPDKTTGQEKASNQFARNFVARQTQRKWWEDES; this comes from the coding sequence ATGAAAATTTTCAACAAGCATCTGTTTAATGTTGTTAGAAGACTTTGCTTCCCTTTAGCTGTACAAGGTGGGCTAAAAAGGAGGTTCTTTTTTATGAGGCCTTGCACAGTAGTTACTTGCAGAACATTTGCTCTGTCTCCTTTGCTGAATAAGGATTCATCATCAGGCAGCACTGAAAAATTAGATTTGGATGGATGGAAACATGTTGTGCGATCTGTGTCACAAGAACAAACCAGTGAGAAAATATCAGAGAATGATGGTGACTCCAATTTAGCGGCTACTAGGGATCTTATTGAGATGTCGAGATTATTGGGTAAAGCTGTTCCAGAACACATCAGTGAAGAACAATTCAAAATCTTAATGGAATGTCCTACTAAGACttccaaaaggaaatatttaaaatTCTTGACTATAAAGGAACGTATAAAGAGAGCCCAGAAAGAAAAGAAGCATGAAAAACAAAAGCAagtggaggaggaaaagaaactaaaagcTAATGAAAATAATAATGGTGAGCCGAAGAATACATTTTTAATGAGGTTTTGGTCCAAGTCTGAGGATACTTTATTCCACTGGAGAGCTGCTCAGTCTATGATCTTCGGACAGCCTTTGGTATTTGATATGGCCTATGAAAACTGTATGTCACAAAGAGAAATGGAAAATGCAGTGAAACAAATGGTAGAATCTGAAGGGGTCAATCGTAAAGCTATGGACCCATTTCACTTTCATTACTGTAATCTCAAAGTGGATGGTCCTTATCACAAAGTGTTTCTCAAACGCTATGGAGAAGCATGGGATAAGTTGTTTGTGACAGTGACAGAAAAGAGTCATGTTGAAGTCTTCCCACGAGATCAGCTTGTTTATTTAACTGCTGATTCTCCTAATGTAATGAAAACTTTTGAGCATGATAAAATCTATATAATTGGATCTCTAGTTGACAAGTCAATACAGAGAGGAGTCTCCCTCGCCCAAGCAAAACGGCTGAATTTGGCAACAGCACGGCTTCCTTTGGACAACTACTTGCAGTGGGAGGAAGGTGCCAAAAACCTTACTCTAGACCAAATGCTGCAAATCTTAATGACTCTGAAAGACACTGGGGATTGGGTGAAAGCTTTGCAGTTTGTTCCAAAAAGAAAACATGCAGGTTTTGTAGTCCCTGCCTTTTATTCAAAGGATCACCTCGAGACTAGGAAGAGAATGAAAGTGCCTGACAAAACAACTGGTCAAGAAAAGGCGAGCAACCAGTTTGCAAGGAACTTCGTAGCACGGCAAACCCAGAGAAAGTGGTGGGAAGATGAATCTTAA